A genomic stretch from Pseudomonadota bacterium includes:
- a CDS encoding beta-lactamase family protein, translated as MSKRSERVGSEVARLMEAGVSGQVFPGGVACISWREEVGGPAYADVAAGRLQQGDRPVQVSTTYDLASVTKPFVAVSALRMVAQGRLSLAVRTDSVVPDTRGGIGGAASLEALLTHRSGLAGWGGLYLDVPHDPGTPAARRWILSEASRRSAGEGEKPPVYSDLGYIIAGEVVARSAGERLERVVSKEVLEPLGLEQDVFYPPALAPDRRVQLLREAPPTEWCDWRQRIIRGEAHDENCAAFGGVAGNAGLFGTARGVAIFGRAVLDAHRGVSGFLPQQLLRQALAPRPGSTLRLGWDGKAAEGSASGRRMSDQSFGHLGFTGTSLWCDPDKDLVVVLLTNRVHPSRANERIKGFRPGFHDGVVAALGR; from the coding sequence GTGTCCAAGCGTAGCGAACGGGTCGGCTCCGAGGTCGCCCGCCTGATGGAGGCTGGCGTTTCTGGACAGGTATTCCCGGGAGGGGTGGCCTGCATCAGCTGGCGCGAAGAAGTCGGGGGGCCAGCCTACGCGGACGTCGCGGCGGGTCGCCTGCAGCAAGGTGACAGGCCCGTGCAGGTGAGCACGACCTACGATCTCGCGTCCGTAACGAAGCCCTTCGTGGCGGTGTCGGCGCTGCGAATGGTCGCCCAAGGACGTCTTTCGCTTGCTGTCAGGACCGACAGTGTGGTGCCGGACACTCGCGGAGGCATTGGTGGCGCTGCGAGTCTGGAGGCACTGCTGACCCATCGATCTGGTCTAGCAGGGTGGGGCGGCCTGTACCTGGACGTTCCCCACGATCCTGGAACGCCGGCGGCACGACGTTGGATTCTGAGCGAGGCGTCGCGCCGTTCCGCGGGAGAAGGCGAAAAGCCGCCCGTGTACAGCGACCTGGGCTACATCATCGCCGGCGAGGTGGTGGCTCGCAGTGCCGGAGAGCGCCTCGAGCGGGTAGTTTCCAAAGAAGTGCTGGAGCCGCTCGGGCTCGAGCAGGACGTGTTTTATCCACCTGCGTTGGCGCCCGACAGGCGGGTGCAGCTGCTCAGGGAAGCACCACCCACGGAATGGTGCGACTGGCGTCAGCGCATTATTCGCGGCGAGGCTCATGACGAAAACTGCGCCGCCTTCGGCGGAGTCGCCGGCAACGCAGGGCTTTTTGGCACGGCGCGAGGGGTCGCGATCTTCGGCAGGGCTGTATTGGATGCCCACCGCGGTGTCTCCGGATTCCTTCCCCAGCAACTGCTACGCCAGGCTCTGGCGCCTAGGCCGGGATCAACCCTAAGGCTCGGCTGGGATGGTAAGGCGGCGGAGGGCAGTGCCAGTGGACGTCGGATGAGCGATCAGAGCTTTGGCCACCTGGGCTTCACCGGCACCTCGTTGTGGTGCGATCCCGACAAGGACCTGGTGGTCGTGCTGCTCACGAACCGTGTGCACCCGAGCCGCGCTAACGAACGCATCAAGGGGTTCCGCCCGGGCTTCCACGACGGCGTGGTCGCCGCGCTCGGGCGCTAG